One stretch of Geoalkalibacter ferrihydriticus DSM 17813 DNA includes these proteins:
- the iorA gene encoding indolepyruvate ferredoxin oxidoreductase subunit alpha gives MDKTILSGNEAFARGAFEAGVKVASAYPGTPSTEILENIARSYPSIDSSWAPNEKVSLEVAIGASFGGARALCTMKHVGVNVAADPLFTLSYTGVRGGLVLIVADDPELHSSQNEQDSRHYARFAKVPMFEPADSEEARAFTRLAFEASEKFDTPIMVRSTTRISHSKSIVHPEAPVEGLPEPSLVRDPAKLVMLPGNARKRHYFVEERLEKMAEWSCTQPFNRIEEGKSDVGVITSGVAYQYAKEVLPEAQMLKLGLVHPLPKNLIREFAARCKTLYVIEELDPFIEEQVRAMGIEVHGKDLLPICGELTPGRVAAGLHKKEIPQGFTPTETLPQRPPNMCPGCPHRGVFYQLNRLKAYVTGDIGCYTLGFMPPLSAMDTCVCMGASIGNATGISKVLPAEDKQKVVAVIGDSTFLHTGINGLIDMVYNGSTATVIILDNSTTGMTGRQDHPGTGYSLKGDPSYQVDLEALCRSVGVKHVYTIDPYGLDETRDLIKREMERPEVSVIITRRACMLHKRDLIQRKPPLFVDAEKCTACKACLKLGCPAIKWNPSAGTKGQAQIDKLVCVGCEVCMQVCKFGAFGVCHEE, from the coding sequence ATGGACAAGACCATTCTTTCGGGCAACGAAGCCTTTGCCCGCGGGGCCTTTGAGGCCGGCGTCAAGGTGGCTTCGGCCTATCCCGGTACGCCCAGTACGGAAATTCTCGAAAACATCGCGCGTTCTTATCCCAGTATTGATTCCTCCTGGGCCCCCAACGAAAAAGTGTCCCTTGAAGTTGCCATTGGCGCCAGTTTCGGCGGCGCGCGCGCCCTTTGCACCATGAAACATGTCGGCGTCAACGTGGCGGCCGATCCCTTGTTCACGCTGTCATATACCGGGGTGCGCGGCGGCCTGGTGCTAATCGTCGCCGATGACCCGGAGCTGCACTCATCACAGAACGAGCAGGACAGCCGTCATTACGCACGCTTCGCCAAGGTACCCATGTTTGAGCCCGCGGACAGCGAGGAGGCACGCGCCTTTACCCGCCTGGCCTTCGAGGCGAGCGAGAAGTTCGATACGCCCATCATGGTGCGCTCGACCACCCGTATTTCACACTCCAAGTCTATTGTTCATCCCGAGGCACCGGTGGAAGGGCTGCCCGAGCCGAGTCTGGTGCGTGATCCAGCCAAGCTGGTCATGCTGCCCGGCAACGCCCGCAAGCGCCACTATTTCGTGGAAGAGCGCCTGGAGAAAATGGCCGAATGGTCCTGCACCCAACCCTTCAACCGCATCGAGGAAGGCAAAAGCGATGTTGGCGTCATTACATCCGGCGTGGCCTATCAGTACGCCAAGGAAGTGCTGCCTGAGGCTCAGATGCTCAAACTCGGTCTGGTTCATCCGCTGCCGAAAAACCTGATTCGCGAGTTCGCTGCGCGCTGCAAGACGCTCTACGTCATTGAAGAGCTCGACCCCTTCATTGAAGAGCAGGTGCGTGCCATGGGTATTGAAGTGCATGGCAAGGATCTGTTGCCCATCTGCGGGGAACTGACCCCCGGACGGGTCGCTGCCGGCCTGCACAAGAAGGAAATTCCCCAGGGATTCACGCCCACGGAAACCCTGCCGCAGCGTCCGCCCAACATGTGTCCGGGCTGCCCCCATCGCGGTGTGTTTTATCAACTCAATCGCCTCAAGGCGTATGTCACCGGCGATATCGGCTGCTACACCCTGGGTTTCATGCCGCCGCTCTCGGCTATGGACACCTGCGTATGCATGGGGGCCAGCATCGGCAACGCGACGGGAATCAGCAAGGTTCTCCCGGCGGAGGACAAGCAGAAAGTGGTCGCTGTTATTGGCGATTCGACTTTTCTGCACACCGGCATCAACGGCCTGATCGACATGGTCTACAACGGCTCCACCGCCACCGTGATCATCCTCGACAACAGCACCACGGGCATGACCGGCCGTCAGGACCATCCCGGCACCGGTTATAGCCTCAAGGGCGATCCCTCCTATCAGGTGGATCTCGAAGCTCTGTGCCGCTCAGTCGGTGTCAAGCACGTCTATACCATCGATCCCTACGGTCTTGATGAGACCCGCGACCTGATCAAGCGCGAGATGGAGCGTCCCGAAGTCTCCGTCATCATCACGCGCCGCGCCTGCATGTTGCACAAGCGCGACCTCATTCAAAGAAAGCCGCCGCTTTTTGTCGATGCCGAGAAATGCACCGCTTGCAAGGCCTGTCTGAAGCTTGGCTGTCCCGCCATAAAGTGGAATCCGTCTGCCGGAACCAAGGGGCAGGCGCAGATTGACAAGTTGGTCTGCGTGGGATGTGAGGTTTGTATGCAAGTCTGTAAATTCGGTGCCTTCGGAGTCTGCCATGAAGAATAA
- a CDS encoding phenylacetate--CoA ligase family protein encodes MRIWDPDRECMGRDKLEALQFENLRITLERAYRNVPCYQKKFLETGVSAKDLQQLSDLAHFPFTTKEDLRLNYPYGMFAVPLREVVRIHSSSGTTGKPTVVGYTRNDLDNWTELVARMMTAAGVTADDIVHIAFGYGLFTGAFGLHYGAERIGASVIPISSGNTEKQIMIMQDYQSSALVCTPSYALTIADHLDRMGLGADSLKLRVGLFGAEPWSEEMRREIETRLGVLATDNFGLSEVMGPGVAGECEFKCGMHIFEDHFIPEIIDPHTCEVLPAGAVGELVLTTLTKEAFPMIRYRTRDITRLHYDTCQCGRTLVRMEKTRGRSDDMLIVKGVNVFPTQIEEVLFQVEGCEPHYQLVLDREGHMDTLEVQVEVNETIFFDEMKKQREFVGMVEKRLAATLGLRARVKLVEPTSIPRHEGKAQRVIDRRKP; translated from the coding sequence ATGAGGATCTGGGATCCCGATCGCGAATGCATGGGGCGCGACAAACTCGAAGCGCTGCAATTCGAAAACCTGCGTATCACCCTTGAGCGCGCCTATCGCAACGTTCCCTGTTACCAGAAAAAGTTTCTGGAAACCGGCGTCAGCGCAAAAGACCTACAACAACTTTCCGACCTGGCCCACTTTCCTTTCACCACCAAGGAAGACCTGCGCCTCAATTATCCCTATGGGATGTTCGCCGTTCCCTTGCGCGAAGTGGTGCGCATTCATTCTTCTTCGGGGACTACGGGCAAACCCACCGTGGTCGGGTATACGCGCAACGATCTCGACAACTGGACCGAGTTGGTGGCGCGCATGATGACGGCCGCCGGTGTAACGGCCGACGACATCGTGCATATCGCCTTCGGCTATGGCCTGTTCACCGGCGCTTTCGGCCTGCACTATGGAGCCGAACGGATCGGAGCCTCGGTGATCCCCATTTCCAGCGGCAACACCGAAAAGCAGATTATGATTATGCAGGACTATCAGTCCTCGGCCCTGGTCTGCACGCCCTCCTACGCGTTGACGATCGCTGATCACCTCGATCGCATGGGTTTGGGAGCGGACAGCCTCAAGTTGCGCGTCGGTTTGTTCGGTGCCGAACCTTGGAGCGAGGAAATGCGCCGAGAGATCGAAACGCGGCTGGGTGTTCTTGCCACCGATAACTTCGGGCTCTCAGAAGTTATGGGGCCAGGGGTCGCGGGGGAGTGTGAATTCAAGTGCGGCATGCACATTTTCGAGGATCATTTTATCCCTGAAATCATCGATCCTCACACCTGTGAGGTGCTTCCCGCTGGAGCGGTGGGCGAGCTGGTACTCACCACCCTGACCAAGGAAGCCTTTCCTATGATCCGCTATCGCACCCGGGATATCACGCGGTTGCATTACGACACCTGCCAATGCGGACGCACCCTCGTGCGCATGGAAAAAACCCGTGGGCGCTCTGACGACATGCTCATCGTCAAAGGGGTCAACGTATTTCCGACGCAGATCGAAGAAGTGCTGTTTCAGGTGGAGGGCTGCGAACCCCATTACCAGCTGGTCCTTGACCGCGAGGGACATATGGATACTCTGGAGGTCCAGGTTGAGGTCAACGAGACAATTTTCTTTGATGAGATGAAAAAACAGCGTGAATTCGTCGGCATGGTGGAAAAACGCCTGGCCGCGACGCTGGGGCTTCGTGCGCGGGTGAAGCTGGTGGAGCCGACCTCCATACCACGCCACGAAGGCAAGGCCCAGCGTGTCATCGATCGCCGCAAACCTTGA
- a CDS encoding ACT domain-containing protein, whose protein sequence is MKVEQISIFIENKSGRLAEVTRVLGEAGVNIRALSLADTSDFGILRLIVDKTDAANEVLKSKGFTVNKTAVVAVEVPDRPLGLSSILQVLDSSRINVEYMYAFVERCGENAVIIFRFDDTEGAIQVLTAKGVNVLAGERVYCM, encoded by the coding sequence ATGAAAGTCGAGCAGATTTCCATCTTCATCGAAAACAAATCGGGTCGCCTGGCAGAGGTCACCCGGGTTCTGGGGGAGGCAGGCGTCAATATTCGCGCTCTGTCCCTGGCTGATACCTCAGATTTCGGCATTCTGCGGCTGATTGTGGATAAAACCGATGCAGCCAACGAAGTGCTCAAAAGTAAAGGATTTACCGTCAACAAGACCGCGGTGGTCGCGGTTGAAGTACCGGATCGTCCGCTTGGACTCAGCAGTATTCTTCAAGTCCTCGATTCTTCGCGCATCAATGTTGAGTACATGTATGCCTTTGTCGAGCGCTGCGGGGAGAATGCAGTGATCATCTTTCGCTTTGACGATACCGAAGGCGCAATCCAGGTATTGACTGCGAAGGGTGTGAATGTCTTGGCGGGTGAGCGAGTCTATTGCATGTAG
- a CDS encoding OmpA family protein: MRSLLVGFWIAFLCFAAVAQSPPPEAAETENYFADRRVLGTVNFDQDSHQLTEEGRRAISALVPQLRSLEEPRRLVRIEGFSTSCGNAGDRVTLSMIRANAVGEAIRQRLPKFSPTLTGHAVAIGTAGSLAPDRVEIVLYDNLLDIDTVDIQEAITR; encoded by the coding sequence ATGAGGTCTCTTCTGGTCGGCTTCTGGATAGCGTTTCTCTGCTTTGCGGCAGTGGCGCAATCACCGCCACCCGAGGCGGCGGAAACGGAAAATTATTTCGCCGACCGCCGGGTGTTGGGCACGGTCAATTTTGATCAAGATTCACATCAACTTACCGAGGAGGGACGGCGGGCAATCTCGGCCCTGGTGCCGCAACTGAGAAGTCTTGAAGAGCCTCGCAGGCTGGTGCGCATTGAAGGCTTTTCGACCTCTTGCGGCAACGCCGGTGACAGGGTGACATTATCCATGATTCGGGCCAATGCGGTCGGCGAAGCGATCAGGCAGCGCTTGCCGAAATTCTCCCCGACGCTAACCGGCCATGCCGTGGCGATCGGAACTGCCGGGAGCCTTGCACCGGACCGTGTGGAAATCGTTTTATATGATAATCTTCTCGATATTGATACGGTCGATATTCAAGAGGCCATCACGCGATAA
- a CDS encoding OmpA family protein, whose product MRTTAVKLLIIGSLALWLSFPGSSYAVPTQYGDTGLLSQPSADTLDAGNLSFGVWLNHSDGDAGSATIMPTSLTLGLGSFLEVYGSYPNLLFNDDDLSSGRGDVSLGFKARVLGKRSSPFKLAFDIQGRRSVSDDPGRDGINSYLSRMIASYRPDRFGVHANVGYQGNESPVDADYGNQVVMGGGIEFYPSSRARLIAEVGYSTEKEKGRGEEGEAMIGVQYFASPHLTFNLGVGVGLTDATPDWRVLLGMSTTQGVGTYFVQVPRLIQAPDPVAAAPGVEAEPVPGIRPLSPLLATQARPRALTGVELHEMPVAPPTSAADVILTPAERLPETAASSVRTRAVSPLAPMTTAPQRPAGAVSEPDAQVDEEPIRTYVYRKFRLPEFSFDFDQYSLSDEGKKAVSEIIADLRREGRWFLLRIDGHTDNVGSAQYNTRLSVRRAIAMGSHIATHEGLDPTRIFVKGHGDTQPLADNQTAEGRSTNRRVEILVLLPKAANP is encoded by the coding sequence ATGAGAACCACCGCCGTTAAGTTGCTCATCATCGGCTCGCTCGCCCTGTGGTTGAGCTTTCCCGGGTCTAGTTACGCAGTCCCCACGCAATATGGCGACACCGGCCTGTTGTCCCAACCAAGTGCCGACACTCTGGACGCCGGCAACCTCAGTTTCGGCGTATGGCTTAATCACTCGGACGGCGATGCCGGCAGCGCAACGATTATGCCGACATCCCTTACCCTGGGCCTGGGTTCCTTTCTGGAGGTCTACGGCTCCTATCCCAACCTGCTATTCAACGATGACGACCTGAGCAGCGGGCGCGGCGATGTCAGTCTTGGCTTTAAGGCCCGCGTCCTCGGTAAGCGCTCCTCACCCTTTAAGCTGGCCTTCGATATTCAGGGGCGTCGCTCCGTGTCCGACGACCCCGGACGCGATGGAATCAACAGCTACCTGAGCCGCATGATCGCAAGTTATCGCCCGGATCGTTTTGGAGTCCACGCCAATGTTGGCTATCAGGGCAACGAAAGTCCGGTAGACGCAGACTATGGCAACCAGGTAGTGATGGGCGGCGGCATTGAATTCTATCCCAGTTCACGCGCCCGCCTGATTGCCGAAGTGGGTTACTCCACAGAGAAGGAAAAGGGCCGGGGCGAGGAGGGTGAAGCCATGATCGGGGTGCAATACTTCGCATCGCCGCACCTGACCTTCAACCTCGGGGTCGGCGTGGGACTGACGGATGCCACCCCGGATTGGCGCGTTCTTCTCGGGATGTCGACCACTCAGGGCGTCGGCACCTACTTCGTACAGGTGCCGCGCTTGATCCAGGCGCCCGATCCTGTCGCCGCAGCGCCGGGAGTGGAGGCGGAACCGGTGCCCGGCATCCGGCCGCTCTCGCCGTTGCTGGCAACCCAGGCCCGACCCCGTGCCCTGACCGGGGTGGAGTTGCATGAAATGCCGGTGGCGCCGCCCACGTCGGCTGCGGATGTGATTCTAACGCCTGCGGAACGTCTGCCGGAGACTGCGGCTTCCTCGGTACGGACCCGCGCTGTCAGTCCTCTGGCCCCCATGACGACCGCACCGCAAAGACCCGCGGGAGCAGTTTCTGAACCTGATGCACAGGTGGACGAGGAGCCCATCCGTACTTATGTCTATCGTAAGTTCAGGCTGCCTGAGTTCAGCTTTGACTTTGATCAGTACAGCCTGTCCGACGAGGGCAAAAAAGCTGTTTCGGAAATCATCGCCGACCTTCGCAGAGAAGGGCGCTGGTTTTTGCTGCGCATCGACGGCCACACCGACAACGTCGGTTCCGCGCAATACAACACCAGGCTGTCGGTGCGACGGGCTATCGCCATGGGTTCCCACATCGCTACGCATGAAGGATTGGATCCGACCCGCATTTTCGTTAAAGGCCATGGGGATACCCAACCCCTGGCCGACAATCAGACAGCTGAAGGACGCAGTACCAATCGGAGGGTCGAAATTCTGGTGCTGCTGCCGAAGGCTGCAAACCCATGA
- a CDS encoding Na/Pi cotransporter family protein, with translation MLSVLLDETLIFMLLGGLGLFLYGMKIMSEGLQKIAGDRMRQILAALTNNRFMGTLVGIGVTTIIQSSSATTVMVVGFVNAGLMNLMQAIGVVLGANIGTTVTAQIIAFKITKYALPAIGIGVFLKLFCRKKREWGYFGEVILGFGLLFFGLTIMREAFDPLRASEEFRTFFLLIGDNLLLGVLIGAIMTVIVQSSTAIIAITLALASSGLLTFEASVALILGENIGTTVTANLAAMGTNLAARRTALAHFLFNAIGVTYMLLLFPFFLQIISAITPGDADFVLQTQAQADAFGAGLKEGEKPYIARHIANTHTLFNIINTLIFLPLVGILAKLTTIMIRGEDAVQDFHLKHIDTRVLNSPPIALGQARAETRRMGLICREMVEETMAYLHDNDKKRLETLEKKEETVDLLQKEVTNFLVALSQQSVSSQMHKEIASLMHMVNDLERIGDYCEKIWLLGQRKQEQKIIFSGTADQEVADIAQKARDFLAFIIDAVEREDTSVMEKAEFFEKSINQAEEVYRNGHISRLNTGECAVLPGLIFIDILHSFEKIGDHTFNVTKALVGRK, from the coding sequence ATGTTATCTGTCCTGCTTGATGAAACCCTGATCTTCATGCTTCTCGGTGGCCTTGGCCTGTTTCTTTACGGCATGAAAATCATGTCGGAGGGCTTGCAGAAAATCGCCGGCGACCGCATGCGGCAAATTCTTGCGGCACTCACCAACAACCGCTTCATGGGGACATTGGTTGGAATCGGGGTAACCACGATCATTCAGTCTTCGAGCGCCACCACCGTCATGGTGGTGGGTTTTGTCAATGCTGGGCTGATGAATCTGATGCAGGCCATCGGTGTGGTATTGGGCGCTAATATCGGCACCACGGTCACGGCTCAGATTATCGCCTTCAAAATCACCAAATATGCCTTGCCGGCCATCGGAATCGGTGTTTTTCTCAAGCTTTTCTGCCGGAAAAAACGTGAATGGGGTTATTTTGGCGAGGTGATTCTCGGTTTTGGCTTGTTGTTTTTCGGTCTCACCATCATGCGCGAGGCCTTTGATCCCCTTCGCGCCAGTGAGGAGTTTCGGACTTTTTTTCTGCTGATCGGTGACAACCTCTTGCTGGGGGTGCTCATTGGCGCGATCATGACCGTAATCGTGCAGAGCAGCACCGCGATCATCGCCATAACCCTGGCCCTGGCCAGCAGCGGCCTGTTGACCTTCGAGGCAAGCGTTGCTCTGATTCTGGGCGAAAATATCGGCACCACCGTCACCGCCAATCTGGCGGCGATGGGAACCAATCTGGCCGCACGACGCACTGCTTTGGCGCACTTTCTGTTTAACGCCATCGGGGTGACTTACATGCTGTTGTTGTTTCCGTTTTTCCTCCAGATTATTTCGGCCATAACTCCCGGCGACGCGGATTTTGTTTTGCAGACCCAGGCTCAGGCTGATGCTTTCGGTGCCGGCCTCAAGGAGGGAGAGAAGCCTTACATAGCCCGCCACATCGCCAATACGCATACTCTCTTCAATATCATCAATACGCTGATTTTCCTGCCTTTGGTCGGGATTCTGGCAAAATTGACGACAATAATGATTCGCGGCGAGGATGCCGTCCAGGATTTTCATCTCAAGCACATCGATACACGCGTACTCAATTCGCCGCCGATTGCATTGGGACAGGCCCGTGCCGAAACCCGTCGTATGGGGCTTATTTGTCGTGAAATGGTTGAAGAAACCATGGCGTATTTGCACGACAATGACAAAAAAAGGCTTGAAACTCTTGAGAAAAAAGAGGAAACCGTCGATCTCCTGCAAAAGGAGGTGACCAATTTTCTGGTGGCGCTCTCTCAGCAATCAGTCTCCTCGCAGATGCACAAGGAAATCGCTTCGCTCATGCACATGGTTAACGACCTGGAGCGCATTGGCGATTACTGTGAGAAAATCTGGCTGCTGGGGCAGCGCAAACAGGAACAGAAAATAATCTTCTCCGGCACGGCCGATCAGGAAGTTGCCGACATCGCGCAAAAAGCGCGGGATTTCCTGGCTTTCATTATCGATGCCGTAGAGCGGGAAGACACTTCGGTCATGGAAAAGGCCGAATTTTTCGAGAAGAGCATCAATCAGGCTGAGGAAGTCTATCGCAATGGGCATATTTCTCGACTCAATACTGGCGAGTGCGCCGTGCTGCCCGGACTGATCTTCATCGATATCCTGCACAGTTTCGAAAAGATCGGCGACCATACCTTCAATGTGACCAAGGCACTGGTTGGGCGCAAATAA
- a CDS encoding phenylacetate--CoA ligase family protein produces MIWNDDFETLPREAIESLQFKRLRQTLERVSATVPFYREHFRRAGVTPDQLKSLDDLQRFPFTLKQDMRDNYPYGLFAVPLEQIVRIHASSGTTGKPTVVGYTRRDIDTWSELMARSFVAAGAHKSDVIHNAYGYGLFTGGLGAHYGAERLGASVIPMSGGNTKKQIMIMQDFGSTVLTCTPSYSLFLAESVAEMGLDIRNFKLRIGIFGAEPWSEKMRDEIEVKLNLKAIDIYGLSEILGPGVAIECYEAQNGLHMWEDHFLPEIINPETGEVLPDGEKGELVITTITKEGIPLIRYRTRDITRLIAEPCICGRTHKRIERLSGRSDDMLIIRGVNVFPSQIESILINIEGIEPHYQLIVDRDDNLDTLEVQVEVNERTFSDEIKVLQELSNRIRKEIKDLLGVTCKVRLVEPKSITRSEGKAKRVVDNRPQL; encoded by the coding sequence ATGATCTGGAACGATGATTTTGAAACCCTGCCGCGCGAGGCCATTGAATCCCTGCAATTCAAACGACTGCGCCAGACCCTGGAGCGGGTCAGCGCCACGGTGCCTTTTTACCGCGAGCATTTTCGTCGTGCCGGCGTCACGCCCGATCAACTCAAGAGTCTCGATGACCTGCAGCGCTTTCCTTTCACACTTAAGCAGGACATGCGCGACAATTACCCCTACGGGCTGTTCGCCGTGCCTCTAGAGCAGATCGTGCGCATCCATGCCAGTTCCGGTACCACCGGCAAGCCGACGGTCGTCGGCTACACCCGCCGCGATATCGACACCTGGTCTGAACTCATGGCGCGCTCTTTTGTCGCCGCCGGTGCCCACAAAAGCGATGTCATCCACAACGCCTACGGCTACGGCCTGTTCACCGGCGGTCTCGGAGCCCACTACGGCGCCGAACGCCTGGGCGCCTCAGTCATTCCCATGTCCGGCGGCAACACCAAAAAGCAGATCATGATCATGCAGGATTTTGGCTCGACGGTTTTGACCTGCACCCCTTCCTACAGTCTGTTTCTGGCGGAATCGGTTGCGGAGATGGGCCTTGATATACGCAATTTCAAGTTGCGTATCGGCATCTTCGGTGCCGAACCCTGGAGCGAGAAGATGCGTGATGAGATCGAGGTCAAACTCAACTTGAAGGCCATCGATATTTACGGGCTTTCCGAAATCCTCGGACCGGGCGTCGCTATTGAGTGCTACGAAGCGCAAAATGGCCTGCATATGTGGGAAGACCATTTTCTGCCGGAAATTATCAATCCCGAAACCGGAGAGGTGCTGCCCGATGGGGAAAAGGGCGAACTGGTCATCACCACCATTACCAAAGAGGGCATTCCCCTTATCCGCTATCGCACCCGTGACATTACCCGCCTGATCGCCGAACCTTGCATCTGCGGCCGCACCCACAAGCGTATCGAGCGACTCAGCGGGCGCAGTGACGATATGCTCATCATTCGCGGGGTCAATGTCTTTCCCTCGCAGATTGAAAGCATCCTTATCAACATCGAGGGGATCGAGCCACACTACCAGCTTATTGTTGATCGCGACGATAACCTCGATACCCTGGAAGTGCAGGTCGAAGTCAACGAGCGAACCTTTTCAGATGAAATCAAGGTCTTACAGGAGTTATCCAACCGCATTCGCAAGGAAATCAAGGATCTACTCGGCGTAACCTGCAAGGTGCGCCTGGTTGAGCCCAAGTCCATAACCCGTAGCGAGGGCAAGGCTAAACGCGTCGTCGACAACCGGCCGCAACTCTAA
- a CDS encoding gamma carbonic anhydrase family protein gives MLIPFFESTPHLEGEVFIDDSARIIGDVRIGHQSSVWFNVVVRGDVNHIRIGERTNIQDGSVVHVSHKTHPTFLGNDVTVGHNVTLHGCTIGDRCLIGIGAIVLDGAVIGDDCLVAAGSLIAPGTQIPPGHLVLGSPARVKRALSDEERAHLKTSAENYVGYMQQYFSLLRDQERKRG, from the coding sequence ATGCTTATCCCTTTTTTTGAATCCACTCCCCATCTTGAGGGCGAAGTTTTTATTGACGACAGCGCCCGAATCATTGGGGATGTTCGCATCGGGCATCAATCAAGCGTGTGGTTCAATGTCGTTGTCCGTGGCGATGTCAACCATATCCGCATTGGTGAGCGCACCAACATTCAGGACGGCAGCGTGGTTCATGTCAGCCACAAGACCCATCCGACTTTTCTCGGAAACGATGTGACGGTGGGACACAACGTGACCCTGCACGGTTGCACTATCGGCGATCGCTGCCTGATCGGCATCGGAGCGATTGTCCTCGATGGTGCGGTGATCGGAGACGATTGCCTGGTAGCCGCCGGTTCACTGATCGCGCCCGGCACCCAAATACCTCCAGGGCACCTGGTTCTCGGCAGTCCCGCGCGGGTTAAAAGGGCCTTGAGCGATGAGGAACGGGCGCATTTGAAGACTTCGGCAGAAAACTATGTGGGCTACATGCAGCAGTATTTTTCTTTGCTTCGGGACCAGGAGAGAAAGAGGGGTTGA
- a CDS encoding Crp/Fnr family transcriptional regulator: protein MAFAGLENCALLKGLDEGELVLLADSFNEKTMVEGTTVFIENMPGESLYLIQSGAVQISKATAEGEERTLIILGPEEVFGELAVVIQGRRPVTARIVEAACLLNLTRKEFNRLCDRHPRLGMKLMRNILRVFSERVRAAEEDYHQMLRFALGKSPHHAGGH from the coding sequence ATGGCTTTTGCTGGTCTTGAAAACTGTGCTTTGCTCAAGGGCCTCGACGAGGGGGAGCTGGTCCTGCTGGCTGATTCCTTCAATGAAAAGACCATGGTTGAAGGAACCACCGTCTTTATCGAAAACATGCCCGGGGAAAGCCTCTATCTCATCCAAAGCGGTGCCGTGCAAATCTCGAAGGCAACCGCCGAAGGGGAGGAGCGAACGCTGATCATTCTGGGTCCGGAGGAGGTTTTCGGCGAGCTGGCTGTTGTGATCCAGGGCCGCCGTCCGGTGACGGCGCGTATTGTCGAAGCCGCCTGTCTGCTCAATCTGACCCGAAAAGAATTCAACCGTCTTTGCGATCGCCATCCCCGCCTGGGAATGAAGCTGATGCGCAACATCCTGCGGGTGTTCAGCGAGCGAGTGCGAGCCGCTGAAGAGGATTATCACCAGATGCTGCGTTTTGCACTGGGCAAATCGCCTCACCATGCCGGAGGTCACTAA
- a CDS encoding indolepyruvate oxidoreductase subunit beta yields MKNKVQNILLVGVGGQGILLASEILSEVLMLGGYDVKKAEVHGMAQRGGSVVSHVRYGEKVYSPIIPEGEADILFGFELLESYRYLPLLKKDAQVVVSDLQIVPPGVALGKESYPEDVPGKIRAAFPRSRIVNSMDLAVQAGNMRTVNTVLLGALSTMMDIAEDAWVQAMKNRVPARFLDENLKAFSLGRQA; encoded by the coding sequence ATGAAGAATAAAGTACAAAACATCCTGCTGGTCGGTGTCGGTGGGCAAGGTATCCTGCTCGCCAGCGAAATTCTCTCCGAAGTGCTCATGCTCGGCGGCTATGACGTCAAAAAAGCCGAGGTGCACGGCATGGCTCAACGCGGCGGCAGTGTCGTCTCCCATGTGCGTTACGGTGAAAAGGTTTATTCACCCATTATTCCCGAAGGCGAGGCGGACATCCTCTTCGGTTTTGAGCTTCTCGAATCTTACCGCTATCTGCCGCTGCTCAAGAAGGATGCACAGGTGGTGGTCAGCGACCTGCAGATTGTGCCCCCGGGCGTGGCCCTGGGCAAGGAAAGCTACCCCGAGGATGTTCCGGGCAAAATCCGCGCGGCCTTCCCCCGCAGTCGCATTGTCAACAGCATGGATCTGGCCGTGCAGGCCGGCAATATGCGTACCGTCAACACCGTGTTGCTCGGCGCGCTATCGACGATGATGGATATCGCCGAAGACGCCTGGGTTCAGGCCATGAAAAACCGGGTGCCCGCAAGATTTCTCGACGAAAACCTGAAGGCGTTTTCCCTGGGACGCCAGGCCTAA
- a CDS encoding MbcA/ParS/Xre antitoxin family protein: MVPYARQIHQNPESPDLRDRDTRARLARMIMRLLEHWDLSAEDQCLLLGLSPQARTSLGRYRRGEPLADSVDLLGRAGHLLAIHKSLRIFFPHDRDLAYRWISQPNSRFAGRRPLDIMREGYEGLLAIRRYLDFERGR; this comes from the coding sequence ATGGTCCCTTATGCACGCCAAATTCACCAGAATCCCGAGTCCCCGGATTTGCGTGATCGCGATACGCGCGCCCGGTTGGCACGCATGATTATGCGGTTGCTGGAGCACTGGGATCTCTCCGCCGAAGACCAGTGCCTGCTGCTGGGCCTTTCTCCGCAGGCCAGAACCTCCCTGGGACGCTACCGCAGGGGCGAGCCCCTGGCCGACAGCGTAGATTTGCTGGGGCGTGCCGGCCACCTTCTGGCCATTCATAAATCCCTGCGCATCTTTTTTCCCCATGACCGGGATCTGGCCTATCGCTGGATCAGCCAGCCCAACAGCCGGTTTGCCGGTCGCAGACCCCTCGACATCATGCGCGAAGGCTACGAAGGGCTTCTGGCCATTCGCCGTTACCTGGATTTTGAACGGGGCCGCTGA